Below is a window of Micromonospora chersina DNA.
GACCGTCATCATCATCCTGGAGACCGACTCGCTCGCCCTGCAGACGTGCCTGAGCGGCGGCGAGATCAGCGCACGTAACCAGGCGCTCACGACGGCCACCCAGACCATCAAGTCGGCCAACCCCAATGCCAAGGTGTACCTCGACGGCGGCCACTCCACCTGGAACAGCGCGAGCGAGCAGGCCAACCGGCTCCGGGCGGCCGGCGTGCAGTACGCCGACGGCTTCTTCACCAACGTGTCGAACTTCAACTCCACCTCCGGCGAGGCGAACTTCGGCCGGGCGGTCATCTCCGCCCTCGCCGGCATGGGCATCCCGGGCAAGCGCCAGGTCATCGACACCAGCCGCAACGGGGGCGCCAGCGGGGACTGGTGCGCCGACGACAACACCGACCGGCGGATCGGGATGTACCCCACGACCAACACCGGCGACGCCAACATCGACGCGTACCTTTGGGTGAAGCCGCCGGGTGAGGCGGACGGCTGCCGCTACACGGCCGGCTCGTTCCAGCCCGACCTGGCCTACAGCCTGGCCAACGGTGCGCCCAACCCGCCCACCACCGCGCCGCCGACGACCGCTCCCCCGACCACCGCTCCCCCCACCACGACCCCGCCGACGACCGCGCCGCCGACCACGGCTCCCCCCACCACCACGCCGCCGGCCGGTAACGGCTGCTCCGCGTCGGTGGCGGTCAACCAGTGGTCCGGCGGCTTCACCGCGAGCGTGACGGTCACCGCCGGCTCCGCCGACATCAACGGCTGGACCGTGACCATCACGCTGCCCGGCGGCGCCGCGGTCACCGGTGCTTGGAACGCACAGGCCAGCGGCACCAGCGGGACCGTCCGGTTCACCAACGTGAGCTACAACGGACACGTCGGCGCCCGGCAGTCGACCAACTTCGGCTTCCAGGGCACCGGCACCGGCCCGGGCGCGACAGCCACCTGCGCGGCCGGCTGACCCCAACCGATCTCGCGGCCCGGCGCGGAGGACCAGCCTCCGCGCCGGGCCCGTCCCGGTCCTGCGGTACGGGCCGGACCGGCCGCCGCCGGAATGACGGGTGAGCGAACGTCACCGTATGCGCGGTGACTGCCGCGCCGTACACCGGCGGCGACTGTCTCCGAAAAAAGTTGGGCGTGGTTGTCGATTGGGGTCGGTCCTCTTCGTCGTCCTGGTGAGAGCCCGGCACCGAGCCGGTCCAAACACCCACTGGAGGACACGATGACCACCACCGCGAACACGACCCACGCCACCACGTCGAGCTTCGGTGTGATGATCCGGAGCGGTGTCATCGCTGCGGTCGCGGCGAGCGCCGCCACCATGGCCGTCGCCGCCGCCGGCCACGCGGCAGGGGTCAGCCTCGACGTGAGCGGCGCCCCGATCCCGGTGGCGGGGTTCGGCGTGCTGACCGCTGCCTTTTCCCTGCTCGGCGTCGTCATCGCCGCGCTGCTGCTCCGGTTCGCCCGGCGTCCGCGGCGGACGTTCGTCCGCACCACGGTGGTGCTGACGGTTCTGTCGCTCGTGCCGGACGTGATCGCCGACGCCGGCACGTCCACCAAGGTGCTGCTGATGCTCACCCACCTGGTCGCGGCCGCGATCGTGATCCCCGCTGTCGCCCGCCGCCTCGCCGCCTGACCCGCCCGACCCGCACGCTTTGAGTCCATCATCGGGGCGGGTTGGCGCGCATGGCCGGCTCTCAGAGCCTGTGGCTGACACGAGTGGGACGTGGCTCTTCGCGGGCGGCCGACGCCCGCGAAGAGCCACGCGATGTGTGCTGGTGGCGCCCATGCTGTCCTTCGTGACCATCCCAAGGAACAGGGGCACCGACCGATGGCTTCCTAGGGCCTGCGTGGGTCCTCACGGCGGTGGAGCCATCGCGCGAAAACCTGTTCAATGCGTCCTTGTTGTCGCGCCCGCCGGACCAGCAGCGCGACCGCGAGCGACAGGATCAGGGCAGCCCACCTGGGCAAACCCGCCTTCCAGGCAAGCCATCCAGCAAACACGGCGGCCAGGAGCAGGAGCCACTCGGCCCTGCCCGGGGACAGCCACCGGACCACCCACGCACGAGCCACCCACACACCGAACCACAACTCGCCCTTGGTCGCCTCGGCCAACCAGTAGCAGATGGATCAACGGCCACATGAGCAGTGCCTGTTCATCCCGAGGGAATGATCAACCGTAGATGAGTTGGGCCGGCAGCCGAGGTGAGCTGCCTGAGCAGCCCACCAGCGTCCGTGGACAGGGCGGCCTTGCCGTCAGCGGCGGCCAGATGACCCGCCCGTCATCCGCTCTGCGAATTGCCGCAACTTCGCCTGCGTGCTCGGCTTGGCCGCTTCGCGCCGCCCACGGTCGATCACCTTGCGCCCCTGTGGGCTGTTGAGGAATCCCTTGATCCGTTGGCCGACCGATGTCATCACCTGCCACCTTTCAGTGCTCCGCTACCTCGGTAGTAGGGCCTTGCCTCATCGGCGTCTTACCCGCAGACGCCCGGCCTATCTGCCTCCGTGGTAAGCCGGAGCGGTCAGCTGCCCTGACGAAACCCAGCCGCCGCGTGAATGCCGCCATGCCGCCATGACGGCGACCCGGCCGGAGTAGGGGTAGCCCTCTCCTCGTTGGTCGGCGCGGCTCACGCGATACCGCGCCTTGCAGCGGCACGCCGGGTCGTCTGGCCGTGAACGCGGAGGTTGGTCTCGGGAGGAGGTCAACTGTTGTTCACATAAGTTCCTGCGAACAAGCAGACGGCCAAGGAGAGCCTGTCGTGACGCAGTCGGCACCGTTCCTGCTGGATCTCGTGCAACGCGCCGGAATGCACGACGTCGTCGCAGTAGAGCCGGCGACGGGTGGGGTCGCGGCGCTCGCGGGCATTGGCGCCCGCAGGGACGCGCCGGCGGTGTTCGTCAAGGCCTTCAGCGACGCTCCGGCCGACGACGTCTTCCTCGCCGAGGCCGAAGGGCTGGCCGCCCTGCGCCAGCTCGGCGGCGTGGCCACACCCGACGTGATCCTGGCCGACCGGGAACTGCTGGTGTTGTCCGTACTGCGGCCCAAACCCCGCAGCGAGGCCTTCTGGGAACAGTTCGCGCACACGCTCGCCCACCTGCACACCAGCACCATTCATCCTCGCTTCGGCTGGCACCGAGACAACTGGCTGGGCCGCCGCCCGCAGATCAACACCTGGGATGACAACGGCTTTACGTTCTTCGCACAGCACCGGCTGCTCCGCTGGCTCGGACAGCCCCGCGTCGAGGCCGCACTCGACGGCGAAGACCGGGCGGCACTGGAGCGGCTCTGTCACCGGCTGCCCGACCTGCTGCCCGACCGGCAGGCATGCCTGACGCACGGCGACCTGTGGGCACAGAACATCCTTGCCACCCCGGACGGCAGCCCGCCCTGATCGACCCGGCGGTCTCCTACCTGTGGGCCGAGGTCGACCTCGCCCACGTATGGTCCACCTCTCCCCCGCCCGAGGCGCGGCGGTTCTTCGCCGTCTACGCGGAGCTGACCTCCCTCGACCGCGACTGGCAGACCCGCATGCCGATTCTCCAGTTGCGACAACACCTCGCTGTGCTGGCCCAGTTCGACGACGACTGGGGCGCGGCCGACCAGATCCGCACGACCCTCGACCCATTCCGGACACGCAGCTGACCGGTGGCCCGACGGCGGACCGCCGCTGCCTCCCCCAGGTTGGCGTCGGATTGAGGCGAAGAAATGTGCCCTTCGCGTCGACGGCCCCTGAGCCGGCATCCGCTGGATCAGTCTCACTCGCACCGGCTACGTGTTTCCTTGCCTACGAGCGTCGCCCGGCCAGGCTTCCATCGATTCGTGGTGGCCGGCGCCTCGGCGCCTGCGCGAACCGGCCTTCTGATCTTTGTCGGACCCTTCAGGCACCATGCCCGGCCATGGACGTACGACAGGAGTTTCGGGGCTCGGCTCGGGAACAGGGCGTGCCGGTGGACGAGATCGAGCGCTGGGTGCGGCTGGCCCGACCACAGACGGAGCTGGTTCCCGAGGGCGATGGCCTGCCTGTGGCCGGTCGGTTCGGCGGTCTCGCGGCGTTGCCGGAGGGCGAGGAGTGGCCTCCGGGGCAGTGTCTCGTGTTGACGCTCGACCTCGCCGCGATCCCCTCGCACGGGCACGACCTTGACCTGCCGGCCGACGGGTCGCTGCTGTTCTTCGTCGAGCCGGACTTCACGCCCAACCGCTGCCGGGTCGTTCATGTGCCGGCCGGCACTCCGGTAACCGAGCACCCAGACCCCGGGGTGCCGGTCTTCGGTCCGATTCTGCTGCACGCTCGTGCCGGCTGGAGCCTTCCGGAGAACGAGCACGAGGTGCCGTTCGACCTTCGCTTGGACGACGAGGTCGAGGAAGCGGTCGGCGAGGTGATGTGGGACCTCGAGGACAACGGTTACGAGTTTTCTCTCGGCGGTTACGGCGCCGCCAGCACCGGCGGCGCGGACAACCCCATCCTCAACGCAAACGAGCACACCGTGCTGGCCACCGTCTGGCTGGACGAGAGGCAGGTCAGCGACGCGTTCGGCGAGACGCTGATTGTCGTCAACTTCATGATGAAGCATGCGGATCTGGCCGAGCGCGCCTTCGACCGGGTCTGGCTGATGACTGACTTCAACGGCTGACGCGGTCAGGGCTCCGGCGTGGTCCCGGCTCGGCGTCGACCGCGTCGCGGGCGGTTCGGCGCAGAGCGGCGGCGGTGGCGACACGGCCGTCGAATCGCAGCACCAGCTGCCGGCCGCCCCGGCACTCGGCCCCGGATGGAGGCGTGGACCCTCCAGCAGCACCTCTGGTGAGAACCGAACAAGTCTCTGACGTGGGGCGTACTCGCAGTACATCCGAGCCTGGCGGCGCCACTCCGGAGAGCATGGTGAGACGTTCAGTCAGGCACCGACGGCGCGAATTCGCCATCACCGTCTGCCACTCGGACGGCCAGCTGCTGGAGGCAAGATCGCGGGCCGTAGGCTCTGCACCGCAGACGGCAGCCAGATCGACCTCGGACGTGACGCGATGACGAAGAGCACCAGGGACCTGTTCCGAGCAGGCATCGCTATCGCGCTGCTGGCCACCACGCTGCCCACCGCCGCGTGCACCTCGAAAACCACCGCCCCGCCGACGACGGTGTCTGCAGCCCCGGCGCGACCCTCACCGGTCATCCGTAAGCTGCGCATGCCGGACACGCTGCTCGGCCTGCCCCGGAGCATGGACCGCGAAGCAATCGAGGCCGCCAAACGACACCTCGACACGCTCAAGCGGGAGGTCGACCCCCCGACGAGCGCCGTCGGCTGGGCCTACGGCAACAACGGACCGGACGCCGACATGGTCTTCATCACCGGCGTCTCCGGCACCGTCACCGATCAGCAAGGGCTCATCGAACGTTCCCTTCAGCCGTACCGCATCGAGTCTCACAAGCCCGTCGAACCCGGGGACCTCGGCGGCACGGCGCGCTGCGGCCAGGGCCGCTTCGCCAAGGAGAGCTACCTCGTCGCCTGTGCCTGGGCCGACGACCAGACCGTAGGCATCGTCGCGTTCCTCTCGTCCCGGCCGCAGGCCGACCGCACCGTCCAGTTCCTCGAGGTACGCCGGGCGATGACGGAGACCGCCGCGTAGGCGCCGGCCGGACCGTCAGTGGGGAAACGCACGGGGAACGCGGGCGTCGAGAAGCTTGTCGCGGAACGCTTGGCTGCGCGTGATGACCTGTCGCCTGCCGATGGTGTTCTCGATGCGGTCGAGGTGGAGGCATCGGGCGGGAGTTGTCGAGGTCGACGGTGAAGTTGCTGGCCACCAGGGGGTTGCCGAACAGCTCTCCCCCGCCGGCGCGTGGGGTAAATCGGACTTCGCCGAACGCGCCGGCGGTGGAGGCGGCTTCAAATTCCGGCCAACGTCAGCACGTGATCGAATCCGCGAAGCTGGCCTGGCGAACTCACCATCGGCAGTACCAGGGCCGGTACCCCGGCGGTCACGGAACCGCCGTCGCCGCTGGGATGGTCACCGACCATCAGCGTTCGATCTGGCTGTGCCGCCAGGGCGTCGAGTGCGGTGCGCCAGATCCGTACATCGGGTTTGACGAAGCCGACCTCGTAGGAAAGAACGAATGCATCGATGTATCGGTCAAGCCCGTGCCTCGCAAAGCATTTACGAATGTCCCAGCCGACGTTACTGACCACGCCAAGGCGAATATCGCGGGCACTCAGTGCGGCGAGCGTGGACGACGTGTCCGCGTACGGCTCGAGCGCTTCGGCGTGCGTTTCGTGCAGCGCTCGCGCAAACGGCAAGTCCACCCCACGGATTTGCTGCAGGACAGCCAGAATCGCCCGGTCCCACACCTGTGGGTCCAAGTCCCGGGCGATGTGAGCAGGGTCCGTAGCCGTCGTCCGCAACAACTCAGCGAAATCCGAGGCGATGCGCTGCGCCTCACCGACGGCCACCTCCCGGCCGACCAAGGCCGCCGCGCTGCCGACCCAGCGGTTGGCGTCCCTGGCGAACAGGGTCCAAGCGAAATCGAACAGGACGGTAGTCACGGCTTTCGAAGGCACCAGGTCACCCTAGATCAACGGGACGATTGACGTGGGCCACGATGCTTCTGACTGCGCTCGACGCAGAACAGGTTGCCCTCCGGGTCGGCCCTGGTCACCCAACTGGGGCCGATGGAGCTTGCGGACTGTCCTGTTGAGATCCCCATGACTCTCGAGCACCACCCGTCGATCTCGAGGTGCTCGACCAGACGCCGGTACGCCGCCCGTAGGGTCTGGACGCCGAGCGGCGGCAAGGCCTACACGAGACTGCTGTTACGGTCGCCTCGAAACACAGCGCCACGAAGTCCGTGGGCGCCCCGCAGCCGGGACCGATCCGAGGTTGGGGTACTCAGCGCTTGGTCTCGTACCTGGTCAGGACCACGCCGCCAGGGAACGTCCGGGTCTCCAGCAGGGTCAGGTTCACCCAGTTGTCCAGGGCCGTAAAGAACGGCGTGCCGCCACCTATCAGGACCGGGTGGGTGACGAGCGCGTACTCGTCGATCAGCCCGTCCCGCATGGCCGCCGCGGCGAGCGTGGCACCGGCGATATCCATGGGGCCGCCGTCCTCGGCCTTGAGCCGGGTGATCTCGGTGACCGCGTCGTCGGTGACCAGGCGGGCGTTCCAGTCGACCGTGCTGGTCGTCGAGGAGAACACCACCTTCGGCATGTCCCGCCAGCGGCGGGCGAACTCGACCTCCGCCGGTGTGGCACCCGGCTGCTGATCGGCGGTCGGCCAGTGGGAGCTCATCGCCTCCCACAGTTTGCGCCCGTACAGCGCCACGCCTGTCGCCCCCACCCGGTCGGACCACCACTGGAACAGCTCGCCGCTCGGCACACCCCAGCCGAGGTCGCCGCCGGGCGCGGCGATGTAGCCGTCCAGGCTCAGGCTCATGCCGAAGGTCAGTTTTCGCATCCTGTCAGCCTCCCGTGAGTCGTACTCGGCGTACAGACCAGCACGGCGCGCAAGAATCATCGGTCAGGCCACACCGAGGGCCGGTTCACCACCACGCCCGGACCGTAGCCCCAGGATGGCGAGATGATCTCCGCACTCATCTCTAGACCAACCGTCAAGCGAGACCTGGGACGGATTCGTCAAGCATCAGGTGGGACTCGGCAGTCACAGGCTGCGTCCGAGCCGACCTAGCCGGCATGGACACGGCCCTCCCCGGCGGTCGTCGTCCGGTGTCCCATCGGGATCGCTGTGGCTCATCGCGCGGGACGTCGGTGACCGCGGTTGAGCTGCTCGTCCTGTCGCCTCGGGTCGACCTCCGACCAGTTCAGTCGGCCAGCATGGCTGCACGAGGGCTGCATAACCCAGCCCTTGGACCCTGAGCCCGCGGCCTGTGAAGCGGCCTACAGTTCCTCAGGAGCAGGCCGAAGCAGGCCCAGCTGCGGGTCGAAGCAGACAAGGCCATGTTCAGCAGCAGTTCGCGCAGCACCGGCGGACACCTCCTCACAGCGGCTGTACACCATCGGGAAGTAGATGAAAGGTCCCGATGCCTCCTTGATCAGGGGCCCCGTCGACCATGGGCTCCGCTCATCGTCGTCGTCCTCAGTGAGGTCGATCCACTGCTCAAGGAGGGCTTCGACATAGGCCCGGATACGTGGCGTCGGCGGTGTGTGGCCTCTACCGCTGTACCTCTCGTAAAGCGCCTTGAAGGTGGCCAGCGCCACGGCGTTGTCAGCGGGCCTGTCACCTTCCCAAACCGCCAAGTCGTAACTCATGCGGCGGAGTGTGCCAGCCAGCGACGACAATCGCGGAGCGGGCTCCGCCAGCCACCTCGCTGGCGGAGTTGACTCCTTCGTTCCGAAGGAACACCGGCCGGCGATGAGCTGCGTCAAGAGCAGGGTGAGCTGCCTACACGGTGGACCGGAGTCCATGGGCGTCCGACGCTAGCCGCGTCCGTCGTCACCCAGCTCGGCTGCTCAAGCACCTACGGGGCAAACGGCTGGTACTTGAGAGCTTCTTCGATTACTTCCTCGTCACTCAACCCGGGTTCCGTGAAGAACATCAGGGAGAGGACGTGTGGGCAACACAGGATGCGTTCCAGCTCGTCAACTCGCGCCCCGGCCTCCTCGTCGGGAAGGGCGGGATCGCGCAGTTCACGAACGAGTGCCAGCGCTCTGCTTCGCGCTGGGCCGTCCAGCTCCACAGCCACGGAGAATACGTGACCCGAACTGCCATGCCGTCCGCCATCGAGCCGCCCTTCGGAGAGCGGCCCGCCGCCCGGCCCGCCCCGTCAAGCGCACCTCGACGGCCATGACGTCTACGGCCGGCCGCGAACGGAGGTCGTCTCCTCGGCCGCGTCTGGATGATGCGCGTCGGCGAGGGACGCCCGGCGAAGACCGGGGCCGCCCACCGCCGGGCGGCCCCGTGTCGGTCAGCGCGGCCGGCAGCCGGTCATCGGCGGAACGGCCCGGTGACGCAGTAGGTGATGCCACCGGAGGACGAGCCGGTCGTGCCGCGTTGCGACGAGAAGTACAGTCGGTCCCCGGCCGGTGTGAACGCCGGCCCCGTGATCTCCGAACCGCTCTGTCCGGTGATCCGCAGGAAGACGGAGATCTTGTCGTCCGGCCTGATCATGCAGATCTCCATGTTCCCGCCGTCCTCGGCGACGTACAGGTCACCGGCCGTGGACCCGGTGATGTTGTCGACCCCGGTCAACGGGGCGGTGCCAGGGCTGACCAGGTTGTCGTCGTAGGCGAGCTCGTACGTGCCGGCGGCCAGGTTGACCTGCCACACGCGGTTGTCGCCCTTGGTGGTGAACCAGACGGTGTCGTCCGCGTAGTGGCAGCCCTCGCCACCGTTGAACGTCTTCGCGCCGGACACCTGCTGCCGCGTCGGGGTGGGCGAGCCGTCCGGGTCGGGCACCGTGGCCCAGGTGAACGTGCCGGAGGTGGCCGTACCGGCGCGGAAGACCTGGAGGGTTCCGGCGGAGAGATCGCCCCAGGTGGTCGGCACGAAGCGGTAGAACTTGCCGTCGGTCTCGTCCTCGGTCAGGTAGATGGCCCGGCGGACCGGGTCAGCCGCGGCCGCCTCATGCTTGAACCGGCCCATCGCGGGACGTGCCACGGAGGTCCCGCCGAGCGGGTAGGTCTCGAAGACCCGGCCCAGGGATACCTCCTCGCAGGAGAGCCAGGTGTTCCACGGCGTCTTGCCGCCGGCGCAGTTGTTGTTGGTGCCGGAGAGGATCCGCGACGCCCCGATCACGGCGCCGCTGGAGTTGAAGACGAGGCGTGAGGCACCGCCGCCCGCACCGGCTGACACCTCGGAGTTCGATACGTAGATCCAGCCGGTGCCGTTCGGGAACACGGCGCCGCCGTCCGGGGCGTCGTGCCAGGTGTACGACGTTCCCGGCACCGTCTGGCGGGAGCGCGCGACGATCGAGCTGGCGAAGCCGGCCGGCAACTGGATGCCGTTGGCGTCGGCGGGCTGAAGCCCACCGTAGGGCCCCACTGCGTTCTGCGCCGGGGCTCCGTACGCCGCCGACCATGCCGTGAACGGCAGGGCGACCGCGCCCGCACCGACAACCGTGGCCCGCAACATTGCTCGACGATCCATGGAACCTCCTCGGTAGGTTCCCCAGATCTGACCGTGCAGAGCTTACGCACTTCGAGCGGTGGGATGAACGTCGATGGACGCCTCGGTGTGCGACGTCGTATCGACGACCATCTCGTGCCCGGGTGAGCGGGTCGGAGAAGATCGACGGCATCCCGGTTGCCTGCGGCCGCCAATCGGCGCAGCTCATCGAAGTTCTCCTGCTCTGCCGCTGACTCGACCAGCGGGTCGAGGGCGTCCTGCTGCCCGCCGGGGCGCGTCTACAGTGCACCCGTGGCTCCCCAATTCGACCACTGGACGGACCACGTCGGCGCGGTGTTCACGTCCGCCCTCGGCTCGGCGACGCTGACCGGTCAACCCGTAAGCCCATTCGACCTTGCGGTTGCGCTTCTCGGGTACGAGCACGGCAACGTCGCGCTGTGGCGACGAGAGCAGGGCTTCGACGCCGAAAGGGCGATCGCGACATTGCGCATCACGGCAGGAGACAGCACGCCGTCGTCGGAGGTGCGATTCGGCAAAGATACGAAACAGGTTCTAGCTGCGGCGATCAGACTGGCCGCCGGTGGCGGTGCGGAACACGTCGGCACCGAACACCTCCTCGTCGCGTTGCTCGCGCACGGCCCCACCGCCGTGGTTTCGGCGTTCGAAGAGCAAGGCGTCACGGCGGGAGCCATGGCTCGGTATGTCGCGGGGCTGCATGGTGCGGCTGGGGCCGAAAGACTCATGGTCGCGCCGGGCTGGCGTGCTCGGCGGGCGTGGAAGCGTCTGGAACGTCACTCATCGCCGCGGAAGTCGTGGCGACCGGCCTTGTTCGCTGCCAGCGTCGTCGTCGCGCTTGCGGTCATGTTCGTCGGCTCGAGCATGTTCTGACCCAGGAGCAGGGGGAAGAGCTGCTCGTCGGTGGCAAACGATCTCCTCGTCGGCAGTCGGCAGCCCAGAACGGGAAGCCCTGCACCGCACCGTCGCGGGGCGAACCCGAGTACGCCGACTCATGCCCGGCCGGGGTCGGGCGGTCCATGCTGGGCCGCATGATGTCTGAAGCGGCCGGCACAGGTCGGCGGGGTGGCCCGATCGTGGGATTCCTGGTCCTGCTCTGGGTCTGCGGGCTGATCGCGGCGGTCGTGTGGTGGGTGGGTATCGGCCTGGAGCAGTGGAGTGCCAGCTACGGCGACCAGCCAGGCGAGTTCGAGGACCTCAGACGTCGGGCGAGCGTGGCGCTGCTGGTCGCCGCGTTCGTGGCGACCGCCGGGCCGGCCCTCATCGCGCTCGTCGCGTACCAGTTGCGGCTGGTACGCACCGCTGTCGTTTTCCTGGTGCTGACCGTCGTGATCGCCGTGCCCGCCGTGCCGTTCGCCGTGCTCGCCGGCCGGGACCTCGATCCGGCGCCGGCCGTGACGACGCCCGGCCCGCCGGGGCACTGCGTGGAACACAGCGGCGGGGACACCCGCTGCCCGGGCGGCTGAACGACTGGTTCCGTCGGACCGTCGTGCCATGATGCCGCTCACTTCAAGGCAAGGAGCACGGCGGAATGGCCACGGTGACGGTTCGGGACGAGACAGCGACGGGAAGGGCGATCGATCAGTGGCCGTTGAGCGGTCTGCCGGGACGCATCTCCGCCCGCGAGTTGGTCCGGTTGCGCGTACGTGAGGAGGTGGCGCGGTTCAACGCCGGCCGGGCCGACGTCTTCCGGGGTCTGGTGCGGCCGACCGACGCGGAGGCGACGTTGAACGGCTATCGAGTCGGTCGGGGCCGGCGGCTGGACTGGGAGCGTCAGGCGGACGCGGCGTGTGACGCCTTCGCCCGCAACGGCTTCATGCTGCTGGTCGGTGACCGCCAGGTCGAGGATCTGGACGAGGAGATCGACCTGCTCGCGGATCCCGAGGTGGCCTTCGTGCGGCTAGTTCCCCTGGTGGGTGGCTGACGTGGGTGACTGGACGCGCTTGCTTCCCGCGCTGAGCGCGGCGGATCGTCGGCAGGTGGAGGCGGGGATCGCCGAGGCCGATGCCCAGGTTCGGCCGCTGCTGCGGACGACGACCACCTATTTCTGGGCGTCTTCGGTGACCCGGACGCCGGAGTGGGCCGCCACCGAGTCGTGGCCGGGCGAGCTTCGCCGCCGCGCCGCGCTGGCCGTGCATCTGGAGGCGGCGGCCAGTTCGCGGCCGTCCGGGCTGAACGATGTCGTGCGGAGCCTTGCCGCGGGCGAGCACGACTGGACCAGGGCGGATCTCGTGTGGTGCCTGGAGGCCGCCGGACGGGGCTGGAGCTATCAGGATGGGGCGCACCTGGAGTTGCCGGCGATGATCGCCGCGCGCCTGACTCCCGCGGAGCTGGCGGATCTGGCGCCGGTGCTCTCGGCTCTGTTCGACGAGCTCGTGGCGGACCACTTCACGGCGGCAGGGCCTCGGCGGCGGATCGTAACGCTGATCGGGGAGGCGCTCGACCGCGCCACCGGTCGCCGCGTGCCGTCGTGGTTGCTGCACAACGGCGACGAGTTCGGTCCGCTCGTCCGTGCCGGATTGGGGGACGTCCTCGCCGCGCCGGGTGTGCCCGAACTGCTGGCGCACTGCGCCTCGCTCGACAAGCCCGCGGCACCGGCCACATGGCTGCGCGTCCTCGACCAGCACCTCACGACCGCGACCGCTGGGAAGAAGGCGGTCCGCGCCATCCTGGAGGCGTTCGCCGCCCACCGCGATTCCGTGCACGACGACTCGGACCGCCTCCTCCGTGGCCTGGTGTGGGCACTGTCGCGGGGGTCGGACGAGGCGTCGTCGGACCTGCTGGCGAGGGTCACCGCCGCCGCCTCGGCCGCGCCCCGCCAGGCGTCCGGTTTCCCCCACGCCCAGCGCACCGCGATCGCGGCCGTGCAACTGCTCGCGGAGCGCGACGGTGAGGCGCCGGTGCGGACCCTGGCACGGTTGGCGGTGACCGTGAAGAACAAGGCGGTGCGCAGTCGGGTGCAGTCCGCGCTGGCCCGCCTGGGCGCCCTGCGGGGGTGGTCACTCAGCGAGGTGATGGAACTCGCCGTCGACGACCACGGGCTGGACTCCGCCGGGAACCGGCGGGCCCGGGTCGGCCCGTACGAGGCGACGGTGCGGGTCGTGGGCGAGAAGGCGCGTCTGACCTTCGCTCGCGGTGACGTCGCGCTCAAGGGCGTGCCGGCCGCGCTGAAGGAGACGCACGCTGACGAGCTGAGGCAGCTGCGCGAGCTGGTGAAGGGCATCAACGCGACCCTGACCGCCGAGCGCCAGCGGGTGGAGGCGCTGCTGTCCGAGGAGCGCACCTGGGCGTACGCGGACTGGGTGTCCCGCTTCCTGGACCACCCGATCACCGGGACGTACGGGCGGCGGCTGCTCTGGGAGACGAGCACCGACGGGTGCGGCTGGTCGGCCGGCCTGCCCCGCGACGATGGCGACGGGTGGACGATCGCCGGTCTCGACGGGCGGCCGGCGCGCGGTGACCGGGTCCGGCTGTGGCACCCGATCCGCGCCGGGGTGGACGAGATCCTCGCCTGGCGTGAACGGGTGCTCGCCACCGGCGTGACGCAGCCGTTCAAGCAGGCTTTTCGCGAGGTCTACCTGCTCACGCCGGCCGAGGAGCGGACCAGTTCCTACTCCAACCGGTTCGCCGCGCACATCCTGCGCTACCGCCAGGCGAACGCGCTCATGCGCGCCCGCGGCTGGCAGGCCGGCTATCTCGGCACGTGGGACGGTGGGTATGACAGCGAAGCCACGAAGCTCTTCGGCGGTGGTGCCTGGCGGGCGTCCTTCCACCACCAACTGGTCGACGCCGGCGATCCACGCGAC
It encodes the following:
- a CDS encoding dihydrofolate reductase family protein → MRKLTFGMSLSLDGYIAAPGGDLGWGVPSGELFQWWSDRVGATGVALYGRKLWEAMSSHWPTADQQPGATPAEVEFARRWRDMPKVVFSSTTSTVDWNARLVTDDAVTEITRLKAEDGGPMDIAGATLAAAAMRDGLIDEYALVTHPVLIGGGTPFFTALDNWVNLTLLETRTFPGGVVLTRYETKR
- a CDS encoding HAD family hydrolase gives rise to the protein MPSKAVTTVLFDFAWTLFARDANRWVGSAAALVGREVAVGEAQRIASDFAELLRTTATDPAHIARDLDPQVWDRAILAVLQQIRGVDLPFARALHETHAEALEPYADTSSTLAALSARDIRLGVVSNVGWDIRKCFARHGLDRYIDAFVLSYEVGFVKPDVRIWRTALDALAAQPDRTLMVGDHPSGDGGSVTAGVPALVLPMVSSPGQLRGFDHVLTLAGI
- a CDS encoding glycoside hydrolase family 6 protein; translated protein: MAVLSLRRRRSATISVAAIAGIAAAGVCLAVGGASAGTVSGSLYRDPSSAVVRWVAANPSDSRAAVIRDKIASQPQARWFANFNPSTVQSETSGFVGAANAAGQIPVLSVYEITNRDCGGASAGGAPDLNQYQTWVSNFARGLGNQTVIIILETDSLALQTCLSGGEISARNQALTTATQTIKSANPNAKVYLDGGHSTWNSASEQANRLRAAGVQYADGFFTNVSNFNSTSGEANFGRAVISALAGMGIPGKRQVIDTSRNGGASGDWCADDNTDRRIGMYPTTNTGDANIDAYLWVKPPGEADGCRYTAGSFQPDLAYSLANGAPNPPTTAPPTTAPPTTAPPTTTPPTTAPPTTAPPTTTPPAGNGCSASVAVNQWSGGFTASVTVTAGSADINGWTVTITLPGGAAVTGAWNAQASGTSGTVRFTNVSYNGHVGARQSTNFGFQGTGTGPGATATCAAG
- a CDS encoding Clp protease N-terminal domain-containing protein, with the protein product MAPQFDHWTDHVGAVFTSALGSATLTGQPVSPFDLAVALLGYEHGNVALWRREQGFDAERAIATLRITAGDSTPSSEVRFGKDTKQVLAAAIRLAAGGGAEHVGTEHLLVALLAHGPTAVVSAFEEQGVTAGAMARYVAGLHGAAGAERLMVAPGWRARRAWKRLERHSSPRKSWRPALFAASVVVALAVMFVGSSMF
- a CDS encoding DUF1963 domain-containing protein; the encoded protein is MDEIERWVRLARPQTELVPEGDGLPVAGRFGGLAALPEGEEWPPGQCLVLTLDLAAIPSHGHDLDLPADGSLLFFVEPDFTPNRCRVVHVPAGTPVTEHPDPGVPVFGPILLHARAGWSLPENEHEVPFDLRLDDEVEEAVGEVMWDLEDNGYEFSLGGYGAASTGGADNPILNANEHTVLATVWLDERQVSDAFGETLIVVNFMMKHADLAERAFDRVWLMTDFNG
- a CDS encoding DUF6069 family protein, translating into MTTTANTTHATTSSFGVMIRSGVIAAVAASAATMAVAAAGHAAGVSLDVSGAPIPVAGFGVLTAAFSLLGVVIAALLLRFARRPRRTFVRTTVVLTVLSLVPDVIADAGTSTKVLLMLTHLVAAAIVIPAVARRLAA
- a CDS encoding alkaline phosphatase PhoX; its protein translation is MDRRAMLRATVVGAGAVALPFTAWSAAYGAPAQNAVGPYGGLQPADANGIQLPAGFASSIVARSRQTVPGTSYTWHDAPDGGAVFPNGTGWIYVSNSEVSAGAGGGASRLVFNSSGAVIGASRILSGTNNNCAGGKTPWNTWLSCEEVSLGRVFETYPLGGTSVARPAMGRFKHEAAAADPVRRAIYLTEDETDGKFYRFVPTTWGDLSAGTLQVFRAGTATSGTFTWATVPDPDGSPTPTRQQVSGAKTFNGGEGCHYADDTVWFTTKGDNRVWQVNLAAGTYELAYDDNLVSPGTAPLTGVDNITGSTAGDLYVAEDGGNMEICMIRPDDKISVFLRITGQSGSEITGPAFTPAGDRLYFSSQRGTTGSSSGGITYCVTGPFRR